A genomic segment from Arcobacter acticola encodes:
- a CDS encoding TetR/AcrR family transcriptional regulator, with protein MSNTKETKKNSIIENSLKLFSQKGFYNTTIPDIAKAMKMSVGNMYNYFSSKEELAKFAIKYSTNILAEELKEINQLDVSSKEKIYIFVKRYLENVQNSPEVIEYFLRVYLSNREVFKQGCEGFLCVGEFVTEVMILLEEGASKKEFRQQDFFPAFSMIMGCLGGFAFLSGEKVLDKDLLTYSDAVADNIYRALKYDE; from the coding sequence ATTTCTAATACAAAAGAAACTAAAAAAAATTCAATAATAGAAAATTCTTTAAAATTATTCTCTCAAAAAGGTTTTTATAATACAACAATCCCAGATATAGCAAAAGCTATGAAGATGAGTGTTGGAAATATGTATAACTATTTTTCTTCAAAAGAAGAACTTGCGAAATTTGCAATAAAATATTCAACTAATATATTAGCTGAAGAATTAAAAGAAATTAATCAGTTAGATGTCTCTTCTAAAGAAAAAATTTACATATTTGTTAAAAGATATTTAGAAAATGTACAAAATTCACCAGAAGTAATTGAATACTTTCTAAGAGTATATTTATCAAATAGAGAAGTGTTTAAACAAGGCTGTGAGGGCTTCTTATGTGTAGGAGAATTTGTAACAGAAGTTATGATTTTACTAGAAGAAGGTGCTTCTAAAAAAGAGTTTAGACAACAAGACTTTTTCCCAGCTTTTTCTATGATAATGGGATGCTTAGGTGGTTTTGCTTTTTTAAGTGGAGAAAAAGTGCTAGATAAAGATTTATTAACTTACTCAGATGCTGTTGCTGATAATATATATCGAGCATTAAAGTATGACGAGTAA
- the pyk gene encoding pyruvate kinase — protein MQKRTKILATLGPASHTIEMIEGLIKAGANMFRLNFSHGSHEYHLETLNNIRTAMKNVGKTVGILQDISGPKVRIGDVKEPFELHRDDIITFLKDDMIGYKRGDKDYVVSINYPDILDKVKINEYIYLYDGTIRAKVIETGETVKARIENHGILGSKKGVNFPNTVIDIDVITIKDEKDIAWGVENQVDYFAISFVQNAKDMKKARSLLNGYKGKLIAKIEKFDAVENIDEIIEESDGIMVARGDLGIEVPYYDVPTIQKMLIKKANAVGIPVITATQMLLSMTQNERATRAEISDVANAVLDGTDVVMLSEESAVGEDPINVVDTMSNIIARTEDIYNYNKQNKLAYLDKYDVIQATVTKLADDLGAKAILSLTSSGRSAIKMSRYRPKTPIYAFTHEEEVLNSLTAIWGIEAIGTIKEDQASKMFQEMLTILDKKGLLDKNQSYVATVGYPVGLQGSTNTIKILTPSEINYYLNYTNNNSE, from the coding sequence ATGCAAAAAAGAACAAAAATATTAGCAACATTAGGCCCAGCGAGCCACACTATTGAAATGATTGAAGGATTAATTAAAGCTGGTGCAAATATGTTTAGATTAAACTTTTCTCATGGAAGTCATGAATATCACTTAGAAACATTGAATAATATAAGAACAGCTATGAAAAATGTAGGAAAAACTGTTGGAATTTTACAAGATATTTCAGGACCAAAAGTAAGAATTGGTGATGTAAAAGAGCCATTTGAACTTCATAGAGATGATATTATTACGTTTTTAAAAGATGATATGATTGGATATAAAAGAGGTGATAAAGATTATGTTGTATCTATTAATTACCCAGATATTTTAGATAAAGTAAAAATAAATGAATATATCTACCTTTATGATGGAACTATAAGAGCTAAAGTTATAGAAACTGGAGAAACAGTAAAAGCACGAATCGAAAACCATGGAATCTTAGGTTCGAAAAAAGGTGTGAATTTCCCAAATACTGTAATTGATATTGATGTAATTACAATAAAAGATGAAAAAGATATTGCTTGGGGAGTTGAAAATCAAGTTGATTATTTTGCAATTTCATTTGTACAAAATGCAAAAGATATGAAAAAAGCAAGAAGTTTGCTAAATGGTTATAAAGGTAAATTAATAGCAAAAATTGAGAAGTTTGATGCAGTTGAAAATATAGATGAAATTATAGAAGAAAGTGATGGAATAATGGTTGCAAGGGGTGACCTTGGAATAGAAGTTCCTTACTATGATGTTCCAACAATTCAAAAAATGCTTATAAAAAAAGCAAATGCTGTAGGAATTCCAGTAATCACTGCAACTCAAATGCTTCTTTCAATGACTCAAAATGAAAGAGCAACAAGAGCAGAGATTTCAGATGTTGCAAATGCTGTTTTAGATGGAACTGATGTTGTGATGCTAAGTGAAGAAAGTGCAGTTGGAGAAGATCCTATTAATGTTGTTGATACTATGAGTAATATTATTGCAAGAACAGAGGATATCTATAACTATAATAAACAAAATAAATTAGCTTATCTTGATAAATATGATGTAATCCAAGCAACAGTTACAAAACTTGCAGATGATTTAGGTGCAAAAGCAATTTTATCACTTACAAGTTCTGGAAGATCTGCGATTAAAATGTCAAGATATAGACCAAAAACTCCTATTTATGCCTTTACTCATGAAGAAGAAGTATTAAATTCACTAACTGCAATTTGGGGTATTGAAGCTATTGGAACAATAAAAGAAGATCAAGCTTCAAAAATGTTTCAAGAAATGTTAACAATTTTAGATAAGAAAGGTTTATTAGATAAAAATCAATCTTATGTGGCAACAGTTGGATATCCGGTTGGACTTCAAGGAAGTACAAATACTATTAAGATTTTAACACCAAGTGAGATTAATTATTACTTGAATTATACTAATAATAATTCAGAGTGA
- a CDS encoding NADP-dependent glyceraldehyde-3-phosphate dehydrogenase — protein sequence MKTINKKYDNLFTSIEEVPKEYKLDGEISQNEYLINGTIKHWKGQKQDVYSPLCLKDGKQLKLGTYPKLTQNEAQEALDSALEAYNYGMGEWPQMTVANRIKAVEKFTSKMIEKREEVVNLLMWEIGKPLKDSQKEFDRTVDYIKDTIEALKTLDRKNSQLEIESGILAQVKRSPLGVTLCMGPFNYPLNETFTTLIPALIMGNAVIFKPPKFGVLLHRPLLEAFRDSFPKGIVNTLYGSGSELLTPLMKSGKIDVLAFIGSSKVASTMEHHHPKPNRLRSVLSLEAKNAGIVMPDANLEVAVNECVTGSLSYNGQRCTALKILFIHENIVGSFLEQFNAKVDEIKFGMPWDKDVQITPLPEANKTTYLKDLIDDATSKGAKIVNKDGGTIKNTFMFPAVLFPVNKDMRIYHEEQFGPIVPILTYKDICEPMQYLMESNYGQQVSVFGNNSDEIAKMIDSLVNLVSRVNINAQCQRGPDIFPFTGRKDSAQSTLSVGDALRAFSIRSMVAIKDNNENKEIVSSILRDHKSNFLSTDFIL from the coding sequence ATGAAAACAATTAATAAAAAATATGATAATTTATTTACGTCAATTGAAGAAGTTCCAAAAGAGTATAAACTTGATGGTGAAATTTCTCAAAATGAGTATTTAATAAATGGTACTATAAAACATTGGAAAGGACAAAAACAAGATGTTTATTCTCCACTTTGTTTAAAAGATGGTAAGCAATTAAAACTAGGAACTTATCCAAAACTTACTCAAAATGAAGCTCAAGAAGCTTTAGATTCTGCCCTGGAAGCTTATAATTATGGAATGGGTGAATGGCCACAAATGACAGTTGCTAATAGAATAAAAGCAGTTGAGAAATTCACTTCTAAAATGATTGAAAAAAGAGAAGAAGTAGTAAATCTTTTAATGTGGGAAATTGGAAAACCTCTAAAAGATTCTCAAAAAGAGTTTGATAGAACAGTTGATTATATTAAAGATACAATTGAAGCACTAAAAACTTTAGATAGAAAAAACTCTCAATTAGAAATAGAATCAGGAATTCTAGCACAAGTAAAAAGATCTCCACTTGGAGTTACTTTATGTATGGGGCCATTTAATTATCCATTAAATGAAACATTTACAACTTTAATTCCAGCACTAATCATGGGAAATGCAGTGATATTTAAACCTCCAAAATTTGGTGTTTTATTACATAGACCTTTACTTGAAGCTTTTAGAGATTCTTTTCCAAAGGGAATTGTAAATACTTTATATGGAAGTGGGTCTGAGCTTTTAACACCTTTAATGAAAAGTGGAAAAATTGATGTTTTAGCATTTATTGGTAGTTCAAAAGTTGCAAGTACAATGGAGCATCATCACCCAAAACCAAATAGATTAAGATCAGTACTTAGTTTAGAAGCTAAAAATGCAGGAATCGTAATGCCTGATGCAAATTTAGAAGTTGCAGTTAATGAGTGTGTTACTGGAAGTTTATCTTACAATGGACAAAGATGTACAGCTTTAAAAATTTTATTTATACATGAAAATATTGTTGGAAGTTTTTTAGAGCAATTCAATGCAAAAGTAGATGAAATAAAATTTGGTATGCCTTGGGATAAAGATGTTCAAATTACTCCATTACCAGAAGCAAATAAAACTACATATTTAAAAGATTTAATTGATGATGCAACATCAAAAGGTGCAAAAATAGTAAATAAAGATGGAGGAACAATTAAAAATACATTTATGTTCCCAGCTGTTTTATTCCCTGTAAATAAAGATATGAGAATTTATCATGAAGAGCAATTTGGACCAATCGTGCCAATTCTTACATATAAAGATATTTGTGAGCCAATGCAGTATTTAATGGAATCAAACTATGGACAACAAGTAAGTGTTTTTGGTAATAATTCAGATGAAATTGCAAAAATGATTGATAGTTTAGTAAATTTAGTAAGTCGTGTTAATATAAATGCTCAATGTCAAAGAGGGCCTGATATTTTCCCATTTACAGGAAGAAAAGATTCAGCTCAAAGTACACTTTCAGTTGGTGATGCATTAAGAGCATTTAGTATTAGATCAATGGTTGCTATAAAAGATAACAATGAAAATAAAGAGATTGTTTCAAGTATTTTAAGAGATCATAAATCGAACTTTTTATCAACTGACTTTATTTTATAA
- a CDS encoding GntR family transcriptional regulator produces MFTKKGSPLYLQLKDILLKDIKENYKAGEIIPAEPKLEEIYKVSRITIRKAIEELERENIVEKKQGRGTFVLEQKILYDANAIGSLTQRLSKQNHKLETKSIKFEIIEGEHFVKDLLLCKKLLCIKRLRLLNGIPFALMRNYMDYEKVPNIEKNFNIESLYTYLKDEYEIEFYNAQETVEAIAPTKKEAKDLNIKDSTPLLSLHRLSFDKENKPVEYSEVRIKADMYKHKIYLHNDNISNNPS; encoded by the coding sequence TTGTTTACTAAAAAAGGTAGCCCTCTATACTTACAACTAAAAGATATTCTTTTAAAAGATATAAAAGAAAACTACAAAGCGGGAGAAATTATTCCAGCTGAACCAAAGCTTGAAGAAATTTATAAAGTAAGTAGAATTACAATTAGAAAAGCAATTGAAGAACTTGAAAGAGAAAATATAGTTGAAAAAAAACAAGGTCGAGGTACTTTTGTATTAGAGCAAAAAATTCTTTATGATGCAAATGCAATAGGTTCTTTAACACAAAGACTATCTAAGCAAAATCATAAATTAGAAACCAAATCTATTAAGTTTGAAATAATAGAAGGTGAGCATTTTGTAAAAGATCTACTTTTATGTAAAAAACTTCTATGTATTAAAAGATTAAGACTTCTTAATGGTATTCCATTTGCGTTAATGCGTAATTATATGGATTATGAAAAAGTACCTAATATTGAAAAAAACTTTAATATAGAATCTTTATATACTTATTTAAAAGATGAATATGAAATAGAATTTTATAATGCTCAAGAAACAGTGGAAGCAATAGCGCCTACAAAAAAAGAGGCAAAAGATTTAAATATTAAAGACTCTACTCCTTTATTATCTTTACATAGATTATCTTTTGATAAAGAAAATAAGCCAGTGGAATACTCAGAAGTAAGAATTAAAGCAGATATGTATAAACATAAAATTTATTTACATAATGATAATATTTCTAATAATCCTTCATAA
- a CDS encoding malate dehydrogenase, which produces MENKKVGIIGVGNVGSTLAYSLASKGICSSIVLKDIRENIVEAMALDISQAANAEKSHTMVKAAKSGEDLKDCEVIVITAGIPRKPGMSRDDLLLTNAKIMQAVLEDIKKYAPNSKIIIVSNPLDAMVYAALKILKFPREHVIGMAGILDSARMSHFICEKLGYGAGQIESSVMGGHGDAMVPLVNYSTVAGVSLPELLSKEDIEDIVTKTKNGGLQIVKLLETGSAYYAPAHATSLMVEAILYNNKKIYPCSVMLDGEYDCKNVVSGVPVMLGSNGIEKIIELKLNEEQKELFANSVASVQELIDTLDEKFFI; this is translated from the coding sequence GTGGAAAATAAGAAAGTTGGAATTATTGGTGTTGGAAATGTAGGTTCTACACTTGCATATTCACTTGCATCAAAGGGAATTTGCTCATCAATTGTTTTAAAAGATATTAGAGAAAATATAGTTGAAGCTATGGCTTTAGATATTTCACAAGCAGCAAATGCAGAAAAGTCACATACTATGGTAAAAGCTGCTAAGAGTGGTGAAGATTTAAAAGATTGTGAAGTTATCGTTATCACTGCTGGGATTCCTAGAAAACCAGGAATGAGTAGGGATGATTTACTTTTAACAAATGCAAAAATTATGCAAGCTGTTTTAGAAGATATTAAAAAATATGCTCCAAATTCAAAAATAATTATTGTTTCAAATCCACTTGATGCAATGGTTTATGCAGCACTTAAAATACTTAAATTCCCAAGAGAACATGTTATTGGTATGGCTGGAATTTTAGATAGCGCTAGAATGTCTCATTTTATTTGTGAAAAATTAGGATATGGAGCAGGGCAAATCGAATCATCTGTAATGGGTGGTCATGGTGATGCTATGGTTCCTTTAGTTAATTATTCAACAGTTGCAGGTGTTAGTTTACCTGAACTTTTAAGTAAAGAAGATATTGAAGATATCGTTACAAAAACAAAAAATGGTGGACTTCAAATCGTAAAACTTCTTGAAACAGGATCTGCTTATTATGCACCTGCTCATGCAACTTCTTTAATGGTAGAAGCAATTTTATATAATAACAAAAAAATATATCCATGTTCAGTTATGCTTGATGGAGAATATGATTGTAAAAATGTTGTAAGTGGAGTTCCTGTTATGTTAGGAAGCAATGGAATTGAAAAAATTATTGAGTTAAAACTAAATGAAGAACAAAAAGAGTTATTTGCAAATTCAGTTGCTTCTGTTCAAGAATTAATTGATACTTTAGATGAGAAATTTTTTATTTAA
- a CDS encoding IS1634 family transposase, with protein MNLRVRKKKNASGSISVQILDRTNRGYKVVETIGCSFEDLEIEKFYEKALVKINDLSQNLFANKISESNKKILLKELLSSLNTQDFIPIGDELIFGKLFNNIGCNDLFKDINTKNIRNKEDKNFLFKSLVISRLLYPGSKLELINYLSYFKNIDITSDKIYRFLDTLYQDEIKSKIETCVFEYTKNIMKGEIVLTFYDVTTLYFESESEDDLRRIGFSKEGKLARPQIQLGLFTTLQGYPLSFEVYEGNKYEGHTLVDILKKFQEKFVLPNKPIVVADRGMLNNANIAYLEENNYKYILAAKTRSIASDLKEKITNLTFIDDGTIHTLKFNKDISYKEKIDEDTSVSKSINVNQRLVLSYSFKRAKKDKYNRDKALQRLEEKIKTTKNITKKDLKLSYYAKYLNIDDHKCDITFNINNQKIIEDQKLDGIKGFITNDFNLTANEIIEHYNNQYDVERAFRISKTDLKIRPIYHRLETRIKAHILISFVSYAIYKEFERKLKLNDVKFDFSQKFLRKIIEHIIAVKIDDEIIPINPSEIQKQILDII; from the coding sequence ATGAATTTAAGAGTTAGAAAAAAGAAAAATGCTAGTGGTAGTATAAGTGTTCAAATATTAGATAGAACAAATAGAGGATACAAAGTAGTTGAAACTATTGGTTGTAGTTTTGAAGATCTAGAGATTGAAAAATTTTATGAAAAAGCTCTTGTAAAAATCAATGATTTATCTCAAAATCTTTTTGCAAATAAAATATCAGAATCAAATAAAAAGATACTACTTAAAGAACTACTTTCAAGTTTAAATACACAAGACTTTATTCCAATAGGTGATGAGCTTATATTTGGAAAATTGTTTAATAATATTGGATGTAATGATTTATTTAAAGATATAAATACAAAAAATATTAGGAATAAAGAGGATAAAAACTTTTTGTTTAAAAGTTTGGTGATTTCAAGATTATTATATCCAGGGAGTAAACTTGAACTTATAAACTATCTAAGTTACTTTAAAAATATTGATATAACAAGTGATAAAATATATAGATTTTTAGATACTTTGTACCAAGATGAAATAAAATCAAAAATAGAGACCTGTGTATTTGAATATACAAAAAATATAATGAAAGGTGAAATAGTATTAACCTTTTATGATGTAACAACATTATACTTTGAGAGTGAGAGTGAAGATGATCTTAGACGTATTGGATTTAGTAAAGAGGGTAAATTAGCACGTCCTCAGATACAACTAGGATTGTTTACAACACTGCAAGGATATCCATTAAGCTTTGAAGTTTATGAGGGTAATAAATATGAAGGCCATACACTAGTAGATATACTCAAAAAATTCCAAGAGAAATTTGTTCTTCCAAATAAACCTATAGTTGTAGCTGATCGTGGAATGTTAAATAATGCAAATATAGCTTATTTAGAAGAGAATAATTATAAATATATTTTAGCTGCTAAAACAAGAAGTATCGCAAGTGATTTAAAAGAAAAAATCACAAATCTAACATTTATTGATGATGGTACTATTCATACACTAAAATTTAATAAAGATATATCCTATAAAGAAAAAATAGATGAAGATACTAGCGTTTCAAAATCAATAAATGTAAATCAAAGATTAGTGCTTTCATATTCATTCAAAAGAGCAAAAAAAGATAAGTACAATAGAGATAAAGCATTGCAAAGATTAGAAGAGAAAATAAAGACTACAAAAAATATCACAAAAAAAGATTTAAAACTATCATACTATGCTAAATATCTTAATATTGATGATCATAAATGTGATATCACTTTTAATATCAATAATCAAAAAATAATTGAAGATCAAAAATTAGATGGTATCAAAGGATTTATAACAAATGATTTTAATCTTACAGCAAATGAAATAATTGAACACTATAATAATCAATATGATGTAGAACGAGCTTTTAGAATCTCAAAGACTGATCTAAAAATAAGACCTATTTATCATAGACTAGAAACAAGAATAAAAGCTCATATCTTAATTTCGTTTGTATCTTATGCAATCTATAAAGAGTTTGAAAGAAAATTAAAACTAAATGATGTTAAATTTGATTTCTCACAAAAATTTTTACGCAAAATTATTGAGCATATAATTGCTGTAAAAATAGATGATGAAATAATACCTATTAATCCATCTGAAATACAAAAACAGATTTTAGATATTATTTGA
- a CDS encoding Ni/Fe hydrogenase, producing the protein MTSKEKPTVVWFQAITCNGNTHSLLSANSSRLELFFNSFNLIYHPSLTIEKTLDDILNQKEQIDFLLIEGAITSNEKFFSISNDTTFNLLNKLALKSKYIIAVGSCASNGGIHTKFTQNNDIQGINDSIDKQTINKLEHSIINLTGCPVHPEWILQTLFSLRDYGKMNLDEEKRPKELYSSLAHHGCTRNEYFEWKVEGAFGEKEGCLFYDQGCRGPMTHSSCNKILWNDISSKTRVGMPCIGCTESDFPRENMLETKKNIGIPQDVPIGISKRAYLSLAGIAKTFKIDRLNKKLMD; encoded by the coding sequence ATGACGAGTAAAGAAAAACCAACTGTAGTATGGTTTCAAGCAATTACATGTAATGGAAATACCCATTCCTTATTAAGTGCGAACTCTTCAAGATTGGAGCTTTTTTTTAATAGCTTTAATCTTATTTATCATCCAAGTTTAACTATTGAAAAGACTTTGGATGATATTTTAAATCAAAAAGAACAAATAGATTTTTTACTTATTGAAGGTGCAATTACTTCAAATGAAAAATTCTTCTCAATCTCAAATGACACAACTTTTAATCTTTTAAATAAACTAGCATTAAAATCAAAATATATAATAGCAGTTGGCTCATGTGCTTCAAATGGTGGAATTCATACAAAGTTCACTCAAAACAATGATATTCAAGGAATTAATGATTCTATTGATAAACAAACTATTAATAAACTTGAACATAGTATTATAAATCTAACAGGTTGTCCTGTTCATCCTGAATGGATACTTCAAACTCTTTTTTCATTAAGAGATTATGGAAAAATGAATTTAGATGAGGAAAAAAGACCAAAAGAATTATATAGTTCTTTAGCTCACCATGGATGCACAAGAAATGAATATTTTGAATGGAAAGTAGAAGGTGCTTTTGGAGAGAAAGAGGGTTGTTTATTTTACGATCAAGGATGTCGTGGTCCTATGACTCATAGCTCTTGTAATAAAATATTATGGAATGATATTAGCTCAAAAACAAGAGTAGGGATGCCCTGTATTGGATGTACAGAAAGTGATTTCCCAAGGGAAAATATGTTAGAAACCAAAAAAAATATAGGAATTCCACAAGACGTTCCTATTGGTATCTCTAAACGAGCTTACTTATCCCTAGCTGGAATTGCAAAAACCTTTAAAATTGATAGACTAAACAAAAAGCTAATGGATTGA